acattttttttatgttgcaGTTGCTTTTggttgataaaaaaatttcaaacccGAAGGAGTTGGTAAAAATTTTGGACAATGCAGTAAAGGAGAAATACCCGGTTTTGATAATCGCAGAGGGCATTGAACAAGATGCTCTGGCTCCAGTGATTAGGAACAAGCTCAGGGGTGTCCTAAAGGTAGCTGCAATAAAAGCTCCATCTTTCGGGGAGCGCAAGAGTCATTGCTTAGATGACATCGCTATCTTGACTGGAGGTAGTGACATATGCAAAGCAGAAATTGTTAGTTTCTTATATCTACCACCTCATTTCATTTAGTCTCTCCAGAACCATCAACCATTAACGCAGACGTAATAGTTTTTAAAGAGATGTTATAGGTCAAAGTTTCAGTCTCCTTCATGGTTGAACCAACAGAACTTTATGAATCCTGTCAATATTATTATTCTCTAAATTTCTACTACAATTCTATGGTATTTTAGAACTTTCAGTGGGCAGTAGACGCAAAAGATTGACAGTTTTTTGCATAAACTGGACTATCCACATACTTAACTCATCATGTCTCTGCAGGAACTGTGATCAGAGATGACATGGGGTTGACTCTCGAAAATGCCCACAAGGACTTGTTGGGCAGTGCTTCAAAGGTGGTGATTACGAAAGACTCTACACTGATAGTTACTGACGGAAATACACGAACAGCTGTTTCAAAGAGAGTTTCTCAGATACAAAATCTCATTGAGGTGTGTCATTATGGTTACATCTGATAGATGCACGAGTCTTATGGACGGACTTAGAAGTAGTGTTAGAGCTAAGACATACATAAATATCTCATCAGTTTGCAAATATACAGCTCGATATACAGAAGGCCTGAGCACATTGTGTCATAGAGAGCACCATCTATTCCAAACAGTAAAGTAAACTTGATTAGGGTGAATTCCTCAACGGATATTACACCCGTCTTAAATGAactgatttcatccaaattcACCTTCACAAATAcaaatgattttcttttttttcttctcttttctggTGAGTGGTTTTCTAGAAACTAGTCACCATATTAAACTTGCAGAACAGATCTTTAGTTGATTGTTTTTGCAGAACACAgaagaaaaattccaaaagaaaatCTTGAACGAAAGAATTGCAAGATTATCCGGTGGTATTGCCATCATTCAGGTAACAAAAGATCTATCCATCCCGGCATCTTATCAACTTatattataaaatgtttttgataCCCACGGTATATTTGATTGTATAAGTTGTAGGTGGGAGCACAAACACAGGTTGAGTTGAAAGACAAACAACTAAGGATTGAGGATGCCCTAAATGCAGCTCGGGTAATTTACCCCTTCTCCCAGTACTTAAAATCCATGGCTGATTATACATGATCTATTATGATTATATTTTCTGCTTGTGTTTGAAGTATCAGACACAAGCATAGCCACTTGTCATCCCGATTACTTTATATAATAACTTTTAATATCTTAAAACAGCAATCAGcactaaaaaaaagtaaaaaaaaagttctgTTCTAGAACCTGATAAcgtttaaattctgaatttgcCTCTATGAACACTCTCATCTTTCAAAAGTACCCTTGAAGAAAGGTAAAGTCAGAATCAGGCTTTTATGTTGGTCGATGCGAAACACCAAAGCATCCTCAACTCCTTTGTCACAATTAGTACAAATTTAGCataaattttgtgttattagAAATTTTTCAACTGCATATCTATAATTCAAGTTGAAGGCAATGGGTGCGCCAATCTCACTGCCACGTTGTGCATCTGACCCTGACTACACTTACAGTATTttgacatgatttttttttaaaagcgcTTAAGTAAGACGGAATATTGTGTAAAGTCTCATTCCTAGGATTTATTCcactattttttcttatatctAATCCTATATTTCTTAAAGTGACCATTATTCAAAGCAGTAAGTTTTTCTACTTTGCCTGCTCAGGCTGCTACAGAGGAAGGAGTAGTAGTGGGCGGTGGCTGTTGTCTACTGAGACTATCATCAAAGGTGGATGCTATCAAAGAAATGTTGGACAATGAGGATCAGAAGGTTCATAATATAGATGATTCTTATTCAGTTTCATTTCATTAAACTAACTGACTTCTCAGTTTCTTGAACTGCTTGCTTTTCATCACGAGCATTGGATATTCGTGTTTTCTCCAACTGGTGTTGCTTTAGCTTATCTGATCTCTGGACTGACAGTTTCCTTGAATTATTCGCAGATAGGAGCtgatattttcaaaagagcaCTATCCTATCCGGCAAAACAGATAGCAAAGAATGCTGGTGTAAATGGGAGCATTGTTGTAgagaaggtagctttgaatgtTTGGTCATTATTTGTGCAGTTTGTTTCAGCCAACTAAGTTATTAAACTCAAAACGGAAATACGTTATCTGGTGGTTAACTtgaatttttaacataattgcAGATTTTGTCAGTCGATGACATGAAATATGGATATAATGCTGCAAGAGACAGATATGAAGATCTGATGGCTGCCAAAATTTTGGATCCTACAAAGGTAAGATAATCGATATGTTGTCTAATGTGAAGGGAGAGAGTCCTCCACTTTCGCCTTCACCAAAAAACTATATCTCGTAGTATGGTTGGAGAAGGAATCAAACATCGCAACTGATACTACAAAACACAACTCTGTTTTCCAACACATATCCCCGGACTCTATTTATCAGTTTATACTAGATGGTTAGCAAGTCTGATTCTGTTAGTGCAACATAAACTTCTTTGAAATCTTACGAAGTTATGTGTGAAACAGGTTGTTAGATGTTGCCTAGAGCATGCAGCCGCAGTTGCCAAGACCTTCCTGATATCAGATGCTGTTGTTATTGACATCCCCGAACCAGTATCTAGACAAATAagaccaccaccaccaccaatgCCAACTTCAGGTACTCCTCGTCCTACCAACAACTATAATAAGTTAATTGTCTAAAACTCTCTCCGTGTCTCTGTATGTGGTCTGATGTCGATAATTTAACTCCCAAAATCCAATAGTTTTATCGCGTAAATGATTTGTAGGTCCAAGGCTCTCTGGTCTATCAGGTCTTAAGGCAACTGGTCTTTAGTTCAGACATGAAGGAGATATAGCTAATTATTTTGCTGGGAGCAAAAGAAGGTACTACTAGCTCATCATAGCGATGCGATCTTCTAACAATTTCTTCCATGATTGCTGACGAAAACCTCAAccgtgaagaagaaaaaaaattgatcatttTCACCATCAAGTGACAGATTTGAGTTCCGCATATCTCTAAAAGAACAGATCGGATCATCAGGCTAGGCCTCTCAAGTGACAGATCGGATCATCAGGCTAGGCCTCTCAAGTGACAGATTCGAGTTTCTCATATCTCTAAAAGAACATGTACATACTTGCTAGTTGAAGAACAATTCGATCCTTCTACGGCCAAATCTCAATTTGTGGAAAGCCTTCGATGACTTCCTTATGAAaacatcaatttttatttgggTATAAACAGGGCCGACTCAACAACATTGAGGGCCTAAAGCGAAAGTTAAAATAAGGGCCctgatatttcatttttttcatcatatatatttttatttaaaatgtactTTTCTAGCTACTATGTGAAGTCATCAGGTACTGTTTTATAAACAATGTGTttaataattccttttcaaatgataatatagTTAATTCATTCGATCTCTCTTAAGAAATTATTGATCTTaagaagatttaatcaattttaatttcgaaAAAACTTCTTTCGACTGAGGCAACGGTTACAGGAgttgttaacattattctataaggaATATGTTTATatggaaaagaatcaagtctttttatttgattgagtattttcattagatcattatcttctacttgtattatttcccttaacacttttaattcaaaaaataaatctaaacccTCAATATTAGAATaactattactccctctgtcccttattacttgtccacttttctttttatagttgtccctaattacttgtccattttgacaaatcaagaaaaaacaaattctttttacctattataccctcaattaaatgactaattattttgaaaaatgtagaacttttcatgcacttcataattaataggggtaaaatggtaaattcactatgtcattaattattttcttaataggtgtaccaatttaaaagtggacaagtaattagggacggagggagtacgtgttaaagaaagttcaaggttaagacaatattttttaaattctcatcatctagtgatctcaatattttaccactaaataagaaatcaaaaatatttccatTTGCTTAattggttcaaatctattttgaagtgaaaaaatagtttgatctactCTACATATATAAAGCAATCAACTCTAAAACATTCTTCAACGGACTTTGTGATTTCGCTATCCATATAttcatcaaattgtttcttacgaaatttagatttatttttatctcatatgcaatttccttagtagaaatcataacaattatagtacatataattttttttaaaataacatatataagtagttgttttttaaaaatggggCCCCCAAAATATATGGGGCCCAAAGTGATGGCTTTAGTGACCTAGGGGTTAAGACGGCCCTGGGTATAGACGATATCTCTTTATTCTTCGTGATATTGACCACATTTTTTATCCCTATTTGCATTTTAGTGGGTTGGTCTGGTTTGAGAAGTTATGAGAAAGAGTATATTACAACATTTCTAATTCGTGAATTTGTAATGATCGCCGTGTTCTGCATGCTGGATCTTCTTCTATTCTATGTTCTTCCCGAAAGTGTGCTAATCCCTATGTTGTGCGACGCTGAGTATCTTCTATTCGATGGGATAAAGTGTATGTACGTTTTAGATGATTTGCTTAAGCTCATCGCATTAAAAGGAAATGCATTTTGAacaaatgtatacatatacaatgaTCTTCTTATGCCGACAATGTAATTTAACTTGTTATAGAAAGTTGTGTGCCATTTATTCTACGATATCGACTAATGTTATTAAATAGAATTACTTGCAAATAATTCATACATTGTCAgtaaaacttaaattatttttcgttTTATTTCTAATGAACTAATACAACTAGCACATTACtccattaaaacaaaatatacaattaaTCACATCACttataaatcaataaaatacaaaaaaaataaaaattatcacctattttttattctttctccTAGAATACACCATTCCTCGGATCCCATCCGGGTCAGCAACAAAACCCAAAGGCCTATAAAACCCGAGAACTCGGGGCTCCGAATAAAGAGCAATATTCGTAATCCCTTTACGTAACAGCTCGGTGACCAATCTCTCTATCACAGCTTTCCCCAATCCAATCCCTTGGAAATTCGGATCCACCACAACATCCCATATAATCGCATTGAATACGCCGTCGCCGGTGGCTCTGGCGAACGCCACCGGCCGTTTTGTTTTCTCGTATTCGATCCATAGAAGTGAATCGGTGTTCTCTAATGCGATTTGGATTTTCTCTGTGTCGCGTCGGGGAAATCCGACGGCAACGAAGACGGAGTTGAGATGGTCGAGGTTGAGATTGGTGATCGTACGGTGGAGATTGAATCCTTTTGTACGGAGAGATTCATCGGAGATTGAGAGGTTTGTGGTGGTGATTGGAATGGGAATGGGTTGGATTTGAGAGAAAACGGCGAGGTTACGGTGGTGGTTGTGGTGGTGGGCGGTGGGTTTGAGGGTGAAGGAGGTGGAGATGGGGTTAAAGAGAAGCATTGTTCATGGTGgaaggaagaaggagaaagagggGTATAGAGAGCTCAAAGTGATGAGTTTACGTAGATAGGATTTTTGTGTGGTTCTCATGCAACTTAAACTGCCGTGAAGTGATACATACTCTTTCACGATGTCGAATTTGAGTCTCGAGAATGAAATACTCTTTTGTTCTTCAAATGAAGATGTTGAATTTGAGTCTTGAGAatggaatcatttttttttatagacaACATGTAcgaatacatattattttcaagAAGATCTTGATCGAATAcgttttttatttgatattcaGAATTTATACGGAAGTCTAGTTCAGTTAATTTTACGCATTGTGAAACTTATTTTTGGGACAACACTTctagcaaaagaaaaaaatcacatGCCTAAATTTTAAATTCGAAATTTCTAACTAAGAGCGAAGAAATATCGATTATTATTCCGCAACCTATATTGGTGTTTGAGTATTTTATCATCAACCTATTACCTACCCAACCACTAACATGAAGGTTTGTTACTCAGACAAGGATGTTTTCCAAATTATATAAGTATTAAAAACTAGATACAGGAACCAATTGTAtttaacaacatttattttatactttgtagaaattaaaatatgaaagaatattctAGATGACATGACATATGATAAATATGATATTCGAGTTGATTAATGTATAAATTTGGGATTCCAAATGAGGAAAAATTGATTGGGTTATTGGAATATTACTGTATTTTATTCTTAACTATAATTACCATGTtttcaatttctaaaatttGCAACCTTAACCTAAAATGATTAACACCTTGTTCGATATTCACATTGGAGTTTGATTAAATCTAAACTCGTGCTGAAAAGTCTCGGGGGTAAGGGACTTGAAACCAAGATCTcttgattaagaatgaaaaaataattatcactccatcacaacccttgttggtgaAAGATTACTATCtagtaaattaatattataagttAGTCCATAACCGAGATAATGTAACATCGGATGTTTAACTATTgataatatttcattttctaccaaaaaaaaaagtaagaaaaaaaattatgaaacctTGATCTATTTGATATTATGTGTAAAATTTTTATCAAACAAGTAGTATAAGAATTAAAGAATCATTCCAATCatgcttatattattttatgacaGAAAAGTACAAAgttttatgatattattgtcTCGTGACTAATGACTCAAAAAAATATGAGAGATATTtgaaattcatataaaatattcatgataatataaatagtgataaatatttaatatttaatttatcgataaaaaatatttttaataaatataaatttaatttaactttaatataaatatcaaacacGTGGGCAGCTATAGTTTGCCTGCAATCCGTAAAATAATTTGACACTCAAAGTCTATTTTCTCGAAATATTCTGTCACTTTTTTTGGTAGGTGAGTTCACACACTTTAGTCCTCTTATTTATTTGAACATCTTATAACAACCCTCAGATCCTAaagttttcatttattttttcttcaaaagtattcTTTGCGACTTCTACGAGGTAATTTTagcttttcttgattttgttttctGTTTAATGTGTTAAAGTtctgatttttattttgtgatttagTATTTGATTGAAGAAGTTTGCTTTAATTCTTGATTTCTGTTACGGGTTTTTCTCATTGCTTCATTTGGTGTGTCTTGGGGTAGGTGAATCAACACATTAAACTTGTGTCTTTATGCATTGTCTATGTAGTTGAAGATCTTAACAACCCCAGATCATTAGTAGCTTTCTTGGTGTTGTTTAATCTGTTAAAGTTCTGATTTTTATGTTGTGATTTAGTATGTGATTAAAGAAGTTGGTTTAAATCTTGATTTCTGATATGGGTTTTTCTCATTGCTTCATTTGGGGTGTCTTTGGGTAGATGAATCAACACATTAAGCTTGTGTCTTTATGCATTCTATGTATTTGAAGATCTTAACAACCCCAGATCATTAGTAGCTTTATTAGTTTTGTTTCATTTgttaaagttttgttttttattttgtgatgTAGTATTTGATTTAAGAAGTTAGCTTTAATTCTTGATATCTGATATGGGTTTTTCTCATTGCTTCATTTGGGGTATCTTGGGGTAGGTGAATCAACACATTAAACTCGTGTCTTTGCATATTTTCTATGTATTTGAAGATCTTAACAACCCCAGATTATTAGTAGCTTTCTTGGTGTTGTTTAATCTGTTAAAGTTCTGATTTTTATGTTGTGATTTAGTATGTGAATGAAGAAGTTGGCTTTAATTCTTGATATCTGATATGGGTTTTTCTCATTGCTTCATTTGGGGTGTCTTGGGGTAGGTGAATCAACACATTAAGCTTGTGTCTTTATGCATTCTATGTATTTGAAGATCTTAACAACCCCAGATCAATAGTAGCTTTATTAGTGTTGTTTAATTTGTTaaagtttgatttttgttttgtgaTTTAGTATGTGATTTAAGAAGTTAGCTTTAATTCTTCATATCTGATATGGGTTTTTCTCATTGCTTCATTTGGGATGTCTTGGGGTAGGTGAATCAACACATTAAGCTTGTGTATTTATGCATTTCTATGTATTTGAAGATCTTAACAACCCAGATCATTAGTAGCTTTATTAGTTTTGTTTCGTTTgttaaagttttgatttttattttgtgatgTAGTATTTGATTGAGGAAGTTTGCTTTAATTCTTGATTTCTGATATGGGTTTTTCTCATTGCTTCATTTGGGGTGTCTTGGGGTGGGTAAATTCACACATTAAGCTTGTGTCTTTATGCATTCTTTATGTATTTGAAGATCTTAACAACCCCAGATCATTAGCAGCTTTATTAGTTTTGTTTCATTTgttaaagttttgatttttactTTGTGATGTAGTAGTATTTGATTGAAGAAGTTAGCTTTAATTCTTGATATCTGATATGGGTTTTTCTCATTGCTTCATTTGGGGGGTCTTGGGGTAGATGAATCAACACATTAAACTTGTGTCTTTACACATTCTCTATGTATTTAAAGATCTTAACAACCCAAGATCATTAGTAGCTTTCTTGGTGTTGTTTAATCTGTTAAAGTTCTGATTTTTATGTTGTGATTTAGTATGTGATTGAAGAAGTTGGCTTTAATTCTTAAATTCTGATATTGGTTTTTCTCGTTGCTTCGTTTGGGTGTCTTTGGTTGAGtagcttaaaaaaaaaaaaatcttcaagaTTTATGGTACCTGAGCTTCTGTGTTGTTGGA
The DNA window shown above is from Solanum stenotomum isolate F172 chromosome 6, ASM1918654v1, whole genome shotgun sequence and carries:
- the LOC125868219 gene encoding chaperonin 60 subunit beta 4, chloroplastic-like: MSCCLNHLPAITLKNGSVNRISKRVSCSMLNTRAMAKELYFNHDGSTTKKLLAGVDLVAELVGVTLGPKGRNVVLGNKYGPPKIVNDGETVLKEIQLDDPLEYVGVKLVREAGAKTNNLAGDGCTTSIVLARGLIAEGVKVTAMGANVVQVSRGIEKTAKALISELKLMSREVEDHELEDVAAVSAGNDYAIGNMISEALRQVGREGVVTIEKGNSTKTNLEVVEGMQFDRGYLSPYFVTDRRKRIAELHDCKLLLVDKKISNPKELVKILDNAVKEKYPVLIIAEGIEQDALAPVIRNKLRGVLKVAAIKAPSFGERKSHCLDDIAILTGGTVIRDDMGLTLENAHKDLLGSASKVVITKDSTLIVTDGNTRTAVSKRVSQIQNLIENTEEKFQKKILNERIARLSGGIAIIQVGAQTQVELKDKQLRIEDALNAARAATEEGVVVGGGCCLLRLSSKVDAIKEMLDNEDQKIGADIFKRALSYPAKQIAKNAGVNGSIVVEKILSVDDMKYGYNAARDRYEDLMAAKILDPTKVVRCCLEHAAAVAKTFLISDAVVIDIPEPVSRQIRPPPPPMPTSGPRLSGLSGLKATGL
- the LOC125869265 gene encoding serotonin N-acetyltransferase 2, chloroplastic gives rise to the protein MLLFNPISTSFTLKPTAHHHNHHRNLAVFSQIQPIPIPITTTNLSISDESLRTKGFNLHRTITNLNLDHLNSVFVAVGFPRRDTEKIQIALENTDSLLWIEYEKTKRPVAFARATGDGVFNAIIWDVVVDPNFQGIGLGKAVIERLVTELLRKGITNIALYSEPRVLGFYRPLGFVADPDGIRGMVYSRRKNKK